The following proteins are co-located in the Pseudomonas fluorescens genome:
- a CDS encoding imelysin family protein yields MIRMPLATASLLAIAISLAGCGEGKDKAAAPTPAASTTAPAAATPAGQVDEAAAKAVVAHYADMVFAVYSDAQSTAKTLQTAIDTFLANPDEQTLKAARTAWIAARVPYLQSEVFRFGNTIIDDWEGQVNAWPLDEGLIDYVDKSYEHALGNPGANANIIANNEIQVGEDKVDVKDITPEKLASLNELGGSEANVATGYHAIEFLLWGQDLNGTGPGAGNRPASDYMTGDGATGGHNERRRTYLRAVTQLLVSDLEEMVGNWKPNVEDNYRATLEAEPATDGLRKMLFGMGSLSLGELAGERMKVSLEANSPEDEQDCFSDNTHNSHFYDAKGIRNVYLGEYTRTDGNKMTGPSLSSLVAKADPAADAALKADLAATEAKIQVMVDHANNGEHYDQLIAAGNDAGNQIVRDAIAALVKQTGAIETAAGKLGISDLNPDSADHEF; encoded by the coding sequence ATGATTCGTATGCCCCTGGCCACCGCCAGTCTGCTGGCCATTGCCATTTCTCTCGCCGGTTGCGGCGAAGGTAAAGACAAGGCCGCCGCGCCGACCCCGGCTGCCAGCACCACCGCTCCAGCCGCTGCCACGCCTGCCGGCCAGGTCGACGAAGCGGCCGCCAAGGCTGTGGTCGCGCATTACGCTGACATGGTGTTCGCGGTGTACAGCGACGCGCAATCCACTGCAAAAACCCTGCAAACCGCGATCGACACCTTCCTCGCCAACCCGGACGAGCAAACCCTGAAAGCCGCCCGTACCGCTTGGATCGCCGCTCGCGTACCGTACCTGCAGAGCGAAGTGTTCCGTTTCGGTAACACCATCATCGACGACTGGGAAGGCCAGGTTAACGCCTGGCCCCTGGACGAAGGCCTGATCGATTACGTCGACAAATCCTACGAGCACGCACTGGGCAACCCTGGCGCCAACGCCAACATCATTGCCAACAACGAGATCCAGGTCGGCGAAGACAAGGTCGACGTCAAAGACATCACCCCGGAAAAACTCGCCAGCCTCAATGAGCTGGGCGGTTCCGAAGCCAACGTCGCCACCGGCTACCACGCCATCGAATTCCTGCTTTGGGGCCAGGACCTCAACGGCACCGGCCCTGGCGCGGGCAATCGCCCGGCGTCGGACTACATGACCGGCGACGGTGCAACCGGCGGTCACAACGAGCGCCGTCGCACCTACCTGCGCGCGGTGACTCAGCTGCTGGTCAGCGACCTGGAAGAAATGGTCGGCAACTGGAAGCCCAACGTCGAAGACAACTACCGCGCCACCCTGGAGGCAGAACCTGCCACCGACGGCCTGCGCAAAATGTTGTTCGGCATGGGCAGCCTGTCCCTGGGCGAGCTGGCCGGTGAACGCATGAAGGTGTCCCTGGAAGCCAACTCGCCGGAAGACGAACAGGATTGCTTCAGCGACAACACCCACAACTCGCATTTCTACGACGCCAAGGGCATCCGCAACGTCTACCTGGGCGAGTACACCCGCACCGACGGCAACAAGATGACCGGCCCAAGCCTGTCGTCGTTGGTGGCCAAGGCTGACCCGGCGGCCGACGCGGCGCTGAAAGCTGACCTTGCGGCCACTGAAGCGAAGATTCAGGTCATGGTGGATCACGCCAATAACGGTGAGCATTACGACCAACTGATTGCTGCGGGTAACGATGCGGGCAACCAGATCGTGCGTGACGCGATTGCGGCACTGGTCAAGCAGACCGGGGCGATTGAAACAGCGGCGGGCAAACTGGGGATCAGCGACTTGAACCCGGACAGTGCTGATCACGAGTTCTGA
- a CDS encoding TrkH family potassium uptake protein: MALPTLRIIGFIIGIFLITLAIAMVVPMATLVIFERTSDLPSFLWASLITFLAGLALVIPGRPEHIHLRPRDMYLLTVSSWLVVCIFAALPFLLTQHISYTDSFFESMSGITATGSTVLSGLDSMSPGILMWRSLLHWLGGIGFIGMAVAILPLLRIGGMRLFQTESSDRSEKVMPRSHMVARLIVATYVGITILGSLAFWWAGMGLFDAINHAMSAISTGGFSTSDESLAHWKQPAVHWVAVVVMILGSLPFTLYVATLRGNRRALIKDQQVQGLLGLLIVTWLVLGTWYWWTTNLHWLDALRHVAVNVTSVVTTTGFALGDYSIWGNFSLMLFFYLGFVGGCSGSTAGGIKIFRFQVAYILLKANLNQLIHPRAVIKQKYNGHRLDEEIVRSILTFSFFFAITICAIALALSLLGLDWMTALTGAASTVSGVGPGLGETIGPAGNFASLPDAAKWILSFGMLLGRLEIITVFVLCIPAFWRH, translated from the coding sequence ATGGCGTTGCCGACCCTACGCATCATCGGTTTCATCATCGGCATCTTCCTGATCACACTCGCGATCGCCATGGTCGTCCCGATGGCCACCCTGGTGATATTCGAACGCACCAGCGACCTGCCCTCGTTCCTCTGGGCCAGCCTGATTACCTTCCTCGCCGGCCTGGCCCTGGTGATCCCCGGCCGCCCCGAACACATACACCTGCGCCCTCGGGACATGTACCTGCTGACCGTCAGCAGTTGGCTGGTGGTCTGCATCTTCGCCGCGCTGCCATTTCTACTGACCCAACACATCAGTTACACCGACTCGTTTTTTGAAAGCATGTCGGGCATCACCGCCACCGGCTCCACCGTGTTGAGCGGGCTGGACAGCATGTCCCCCGGCATTCTGATGTGGCGCTCGCTGCTGCACTGGCTTGGTGGCATCGGCTTTATCGGCATGGCGGTGGCGATCCTGCCGCTGCTGCGCATCGGTGGCATGCGCCTGTTCCAGACCGAATCGTCGGACCGCTCGGAAAAGGTGATGCCGCGCTCGCACATGGTGGCGCGGCTGATCGTGGCAACGTATGTCGGCATCACCATCCTTGGCAGCCTGGCGTTCTGGTGGGCCGGGATGGGCTTGTTCGATGCAATCAACCACGCGATGTCGGCGATCTCCACCGGTGGTTTTTCGACCTCCGATGAATCCCTGGCCCACTGGAAACAACCGGCTGTGCACTGGGTTGCCGTGGTCGTGATGATCCTCGGCAGCTTACCGTTCACGCTGTACGTCGCCACCTTGCGCGGCAATCGCCGGGCGCTGATCAAGGATCAGCAGGTGCAAGGCTTGCTCGGGCTATTGATCGTGACCTGGCTGGTCCTCGGCACCTGGTACTGGTGGACGACCAATTTGCATTGGCTCGACGCCCTGCGCCATGTGGCGGTTAACGTCACCTCCGTGGTCACCACCACCGGCTTTGCGCTGGGGGACTACAGCATCTGGGGCAACTTCTCACTGATGTTGTTTTTCTACTTGGGCTTTGTCGGCGGCTGCTCGGGTTCTACGGCGGGCGGGATCAAGATCTTCCGGTTCCAGGTCGCGTATATCCTGCTCAAGGCCAACTTGAATCAGTTGATTCACCCGCGTGCCGTGATCAAGCAGAAGTACAACGGCCACCGTCTCGACGAAGAGATCGTGCGCTCGATTCTGACTTTCTCGTTTTTCTTCGCCATCACCATCTGTGCAATTGCACTGGCCCTTTCGCTGCTGGGGCTGGACTGGATGACCGCGTTGACCGGCGCCGCCAGTACCGTATCGGGTGTAGGCCCGGGCCTGGGCGAAACCATCGGCCCGGCCGGTAACTTCGCCAGCCTGCCGGACGCCGCGAAGTGGATCTTGTCGTTCGGCATGCTGCTGGGGCGACTGGAGATTATTACAGTCTTTGTTCTGTGCATCCCGGCGTTTTGGCGCCACTGA
- a CDS encoding AraC family transcriptional regulator: MSERTTSASWAMGIVKALEMDGLDCRVLFKQLGLDYAALSDPDARFPQDSMTRLWQRAVELSGNPAIGLNMGKVVRPASFHVAGYALMSSNTLAEGFMRLVRYQRIIAESADLSFRLLPEGYALILTVHGDHLPPTRQSTEASLASALALCGWLTGRTLHPRKVMLQGEPPADLTPYKQAFHAPLEFSAPYDALIFDQADMDAPLPTANEAMALLHDRFAGEYLARFSESRVTHKARQVLCRLLPQGEPKREVVAQTLHLSQRTLQRRLQEEGTSFQTLLDDTRRELAEQYLAQPSMTLLEIAYLLGFADPSNFFRAFRRWFDTTPGEYRTRLLEAPTVSGAKTPGCTEQRL, from the coding sequence ATGAGCGAACGAACAACTTCTGCAAGCTGGGCGATGGGGATAGTCAAGGCGTTGGAAATGGACGGGCTGGACTGCCGCGTCTTGTTCAAGCAACTCGGCCTGGACTACGCCGCCCTCAGTGACCCCGATGCGCGTTTCCCCCAGGACTCCATGACCCGTCTCTGGCAACGTGCGGTGGAGCTGTCGGGGAACCCGGCGATCGGCCTGAACATGGGCAAGGTGGTGCGCCCGGCGTCGTTTCATGTCGCCGGTTATGCCTTGATGTCCAGCAACACCCTGGCGGAAGGCTTTATGCGCCTGGTGCGTTACCAACGGATCATTGCCGAAAGCGCCGACCTGAGTTTCCGACTTTTACCTGAAGGCTATGCGCTGATTTTGACGGTGCACGGCGATCACCTGCCGCCTACCCGACAAAGCACCGAAGCCTCGCTGGCCAGCGCACTGGCGCTGTGCGGCTGGTTGACCGGGCGCACCCTGCACCCGCGCAAGGTGATGTTACAAGGTGAGCCACCGGCGGACCTCACGCCCTACAAGCAAGCCTTCCACGCCCCTTTGGAGTTCAGTGCGCCGTATGACGCGCTGATTTTCGACCAGGCTGACATGGATGCACCGCTGCCCACGGCCAACGAGGCCATGGCGCTGTTGCACGATCGGTTTGCCGGTGAGTACCTGGCACGGTTTTCCGAGAGCCGCGTGACCCACAAGGCGCGCCAGGTGTTGTGCCGTCTGCTCCCTCAGGGCGAACCCAAGCGTGAAGTGGTCGCCCAGACCTTGCACTTGTCCCAGCGCACCTTGCAGCGGCGTTTGCAGGAAGAGGGCACCAGTTTCCAGACGTTGCTTGACGACACGCGCCGCGAACTCGCCGAGCAGTACCTCGCGCAGCCGAGCATGACGTTGCTGGAGATTGCCTACCTGTTGGGGTTTGCCGACCCAAGCAATTTCTTCCGCGCGTTTCGCCGCTGGTTCGACACCACGCCCGGCGAGTACCGGACGCGGTTGCTGGAAGCGCCGACTGTCAGTGGCGCCAAAACGCCGGGATGCACAGAACAAAGACTGTAA
- a CDS encoding DUF962 domain-containing protein, with translation MENIKQFNSFAEFYPYYLSEHGNSTCRRLHFIGTTLVIGILAYAIGRGSLGLLLALPIAGYSFAWIGHFFFEKNRPATFQHPLYSLLGDFVMYRDMILGKVPF, from the coding sequence GTGGAAAACATCAAACAATTCAATAGCTTTGCCGAATTCTACCCTTACTACCTGAGCGAACATGGCAACAGCACCTGCCGGCGCCTGCATTTTATCGGCACGACCCTGGTGATCGGCATTCTGGCGTATGCCATCGGCCGCGGTTCATTGGGCCTGCTGCTGGCGTTGCCCATCGCGGGTTACAGCTTTGCCTGGATCGGCCATTTCTTCTTCGAAAAGAACCGCCCGGCCACGTTTCAACACCCGCTCTACAGTTTGCTGGGCGATTTTGTGATGTACCGCGACATGATTTTGGGCAAGGTGCCTTTCTAA
- a CDS encoding MFS transporter, which yields MPDTQRPMAVTLQVVSIVLFTFIGYLNIGIPLAVLPGYVHSQLGYGAVIAGLVISVQYLATLLSRPYAGKIIDNLGSKRAVLIGLVGCGLSGVFMLLAAWFSSLPAFSLVCLLIGRLVLGSAESLVGSGAIGWGIGRVGAANTAKVISWNGIASYGALAVGAPLGVLLVSHFGLWSMGVSIILLAVVGVLLAWNKEAAPIVAGVRLPFMNVLGRVLPHGCALALGSIGFGTIATFITLYYTTQHWDNAVWALSLFGASFIGARLLFGNLINRIGGFRVAIACLSVEIFGLLLLWLAPDAHLALAGAALSGFGFSLVFPALGVEAVNLVPASSRGAAVGAYSLFIDLSLGITGPLAGAVAAGFGFASIFLFAALAAFGGLLLSVYLYRQAPRAREARDA from the coding sequence ATGCCAGATACCCAGCGCCCCATGGCGGTCACGCTGCAAGTTGTTTCTATCGTGTTGTTCACCTTTATCGGCTACCTGAACATTGGTATTCCCCTGGCCGTTTTGCCGGGCTATGTCCATAGCCAACTGGGCTATGGCGCCGTGATTGCCGGGCTGGTGATCAGCGTGCAATACCTGGCCACGCTGCTCAGCCGCCCGTATGCCGGAAAAATCATCGATAACCTGGGCAGCAAGCGCGCGGTGCTGATCGGCCTGGTCGGTTGCGGCCTGAGTGGCGTGTTCATGTTGCTGGCGGCGTGGTTTTCCAGCTTGCCGGCCTTCAGCCTGGTCTGCCTGCTCATCGGGCGACTGGTCCTCGGCAGCGCGGAAAGCCTGGTGGGCTCGGGCGCCATCGGCTGGGGAATCGGCCGCGTCGGCGCCGCCAACACGGCCAAGGTTATCTCGTGGAACGGCATCGCCAGTTATGGCGCGCTGGCCGTCGGCGCACCGTTGGGGGTGCTGCTGGTCAGTCACTTCGGGCTGTGGAGCATGGGCGTCAGCATTATTCTGCTGGCGGTCGTCGGCGTGCTGCTGGCCTGGAACAAGGAGGCGGCACCGATCGTGGCCGGCGTGCGCCTGCCGTTCATGAACGTACTGGGCCGGGTGCTGCCCCACGGCTGTGCCTTGGCGCTGGGCTCGATCGGCTTTGGCACCATCGCCACGTTTATCACCCTGTATTACACCACCCAACATTGGGACAACGCGGTATGGGCCTTGAGCCTGTTCGGCGCGAGTTTTATCGGTGCACGCCTGCTGTTCGGCAATTTGATCAACCGTATCGGCGGCTTTCGCGTGGCGATTGCCTGCCTGTCGGTGGAGATCTTCGGCCTGCTGCTGCTGTGGCTCGCCCCTGACGCCCACCTGGCCTTGGCCGGTGCGGCGTTGAGCGGCTTTGGTTTTTCCCTGGTGTTTCCGGCGCTGGGGGTGGAGGCGGTCAACCTGGTGCCAGCCTCCAGCCGCGGTGCGGCGGTCGGGGCTTATTCACTGTTTATCGACTTGTCGCTGGGTATCACCGGCCCGCTGGCGGGAGCTGTGGCGGCAGGCTTCGGTTTTGCGTCGATCTTCCTGTTCGCCGCCCTCGCCGCCTTCGGCGGTTTGCTGCTGAGTGTGTATTTGTACCGGCAAGCACCCAGGGCCCGCGAAGCACGCGACGCTTAG
- the arfB gene encoding alternative ribosome rescue aminoacyl-tRNA hydrolase ArfB, translating to MLVISNTVHLPDAEIELTAIRAQGAGGQNVNKVSSAVHLRFDIPASSLPEFYKERLLALRDSRITSDGVLVLKAQQYRTQEQNRADALERLVELILSATKVEKKRRPTKPTLGSKKRRLESKTKRGSIKAGRGKVDF from the coding sequence ATGCTGGTAATTTCCAACACTGTGCACCTGCCCGATGCCGAGATCGAGCTGACCGCCATTCGCGCCCAGGGCGCCGGTGGGCAGAACGTCAACAAGGTGTCGAGCGCGGTGCACCTGCGGTTTGATATTCCGGCGTCATCGTTGCCGGAGTTTTACAAGGAGCGGCTGCTGGCGCTGCGCGACAGCCGCATCACCAGTGACGGCGTGCTGGTGCTCAAGGCCCAGCAATACCGGACTCAGGAACAGAATCGCGCGGATGCGCTGGAGCGCCTGGTGGAGTTGATCCTCAGCGCCACCAAGGTCGAGAAAAAGCGCCGCCCGACCAAGCCCACCCTGGGCTCGAAAAAGCGTCGCCTGGAATCCAAGACCAAGCGCGGCAGCATCAAGGCCGGGCGCGGCAAGGTGGATTTCTAA
- a CDS encoding pentapeptide repeat-containing protein, whose product MQHTDIDGGTLQRSELEDLIDQHSGPLRLIDVDLSGADLSRMALDHWVFERCMLVQTSFLGSRLEGTQWTRCRAAHAVFEAANLLEAQFSSCDLNNTRWQRSKLSQASFAHCKLTGANFTHCASLGLSFSETRLNSAFLSGLSFARTVLNNLDFSDSDLSDADFRKAELIDCSLAHARINGANFAGADLRGADLSGFRLNDAKLFKGAVISKAQASMLLSELGLSVA is encoded by the coding sequence ATGCAGCACACTGACATCGACGGCGGCACCTTGCAGCGTTCCGAGCTGGAAGACCTGATTGACCAGCACAGTGGGCCGTTGCGGTTGATTGACGTCGACTTGAGCGGCGCCGATTTGTCGCGGATGGCGCTGGACCATTGGGTGTTTGAACGCTGCATGCTGGTCCAGACTTCTTTTCTTGGCTCGCGCCTGGAAGGCACGCAATGGACCCGTTGCCGCGCGGCCCACGCCGTATTCGAAGCGGCGAACCTGCTGGAAGCCCAGTTCAGCAGCTGTGACCTGAACAACACCCGCTGGCAGCGCAGCAAATTGTCCCAGGCGAGTTTTGCCCACTGCAAGCTGACTGGCGCCAACTTCACTCACTGTGCCTCGCTGGGGCTGAGCTTCAGCGAAACCCGGCTCAACAGCGCATTTTTGTCCGGCCTGTCGTTTGCCCGAACCGTGCTGAATAACCTGGACTTCTCCGACAGCGACTTGTCGGATGCAGACTTTCGCAAGGCTGAACTGATCGATTGCAGCCTCGCTCACGCCCGTATCAACGGCGCCAATTTCGCGGGCGCCGACCTGCGCGGCGCGGATTTGAGCGGCTTTCGCCTCAATGATGCCAAACTGTTCAAAGGCGCCGTGATTTCCAAAGCCCAGGCGTCGATGTTGTTGTCCGAGTTGGGCTTGTCCGTTGCCTAA
- a CDS encoding amino acid permease: MSGPHSSSGELKRGLKNRHIQLIALGGAIGTGLFLGSAGVLKSAGPSMILGYAICGFIAFMIMRQLGEMIVEEPVAGSFSHFAHKYWGGFAGFLSGWNCWILYILVGMSELTAVGKYVHYWWPEIPTWVSAAAFFVLINLINLANVKVFGEAEFWFAIIKVVAIVGMIALGSYLLVSGSGGPQASVSNLWDHGGFFPHGVGGLVMAMAIIMFSFGGLEMLGFTAAEADQPRTVIPKAINQVIYRILIFYIGALVVLLSLTPWDSLLASLNASGDAYSGSPFVQVFSMLGSNTAAHILNFVVLTAALSVYNSGTYCNSRMLLGMAEQGDAPRVLAKIDKRGVPVRSILASAAITLVAVLMNYLIPQHALELLMSLVVATLVINWAMISFSHFKFRQHMNRTGQVPLFKALWYPYGNFICLAFVAFILVIMLMIPGIQVSVYAIPVWVAFMGLCYWIKNKRKAQTVQNTVRTVLE, translated from the coding sequence ATGAGTGGACCCCATTCCTCTTCAGGCGAGCTGAAACGCGGCCTGAAAAATCGGCATATCCAGTTGATCGCCCTCGGGGGCGCCATCGGCACCGGCCTGTTCCTGGGCTCGGCCGGGGTGCTCAAATCCGCCGGACCGTCGATGATCCTGGGCTATGCCATCTGCGGCTTTATCGCCTTCATGATCATGCGCCAGCTCGGCGAAATGATCGTCGAAGAGCCGGTCGCCGGCTCCTTCAGCCATTTTGCCCACAAGTACTGGGGTGGTTTCGCCGGCTTCCTGTCGGGCTGGAACTGCTGGATTCTGTACATTCTGGTCGGTATGTCGGAGCTGACGGCCGTCGGCAAATACGTGCACTACTGGTGGCCGGAGATCCCGACGTGGGTGTCGGCGGCGGCGTTCTTCGTGTTGATCAACTTGATTAACCTGGCCAACGTCAAAGTCTTCGGTGAGGCCGAATTCTGGTTCGCCATTATCAAGGTTGTGGCCATCGTCGGCATGATCGCCCTGGGCAGCTATTTGCTGGTCAGCGGCAGCGGCGGCCCGCAAGCCTCGGTGAGCAACCTGTGGGACCACGGGGGGTTCTTCCCGCACGGTGTGGGCGGATTGGTGATGGCCATGGCGATCATCATGTTCTCGTTCGGCGGCCTGGAAATGCTCGGTTTTACCGCCGCCGAAGCCGACCAGCCACGCACCGTGATCCCCAAAGCGATCAATCAGGTGATCTATCGCATCCTGATTTTCTACATCGGTGCCCTGGTGGTGCTGTTGTCGCTCACGCCGTGGGACAGCCTGCTGGCAAGCCTCAACGCGTCCGGCGATGCCTACAGCGGCAGCCCGTTCGTGCAGGTGTTTTCGATGCTGGGCAGCAACACTGCCGCGCACATCCTCAACTTCGTGGTGTTGACCGCCGCACTGTCGGTGTACAACAGCGGCACCTACTGCAACAGCCGCATGTTGTTGGGCATGGCTGAGCAGGGCGACGCGCCTCGTGTGCTGGCGAAGATCGACAAGCGCGGTGTGCCGGTGCGTTCGATCCTGGCCTCGGCGGCTATCACGCTGGTGGCGGTGTTGATGAACTACCTGATCCCGCAACATGCGCTGGAACTGCTGATGTCCCTGGTAGTGGCCACGCTGGTGATCAACTGGGCGATGATCAGCTTCTCCCACTTCAAATTCCGCCAGCACATGAACCGTACCGGCCAGGTGCCGTTGTTCAAGGCGCTGTGGTACCCCTACGGTAACTTCATCTGCCTGGCATTCGTCGCGTTTATCCTGGTGATCATGCTGATGATTCCGGGGATTCAGGTGTCGGTGTACGCGATCCCGGTGTGGGTGGCGTTCATGGGGCTGTGTTACTGGATCAAGAACAAGCGCAAGGCACAAACGGTTCAGAACACCGTGCGGACGGTTCTGGAGTAG
- a CDS encoding M29 family metallopeptidase yields MDKARAVEHFLYYLAHHPALNGLSRPTVLLGHTERYEAIAQAITHGSAARFNFQVQRLDLAASDTLAQAIEACDLYLFLYDSSTLPNPRAEGPDFIRALQGVMAEHWKKSLLFKDYGDYFYDTFSVEPQRIADLNATLIRRMSQANVLSFTDKHGSRLEAPMSSIKKWTNINGVGNHDLAPGEIATHSEAINGQVRFVGTFLSTIPFARKYGVLQSPLELWIENSTICSVASDVPGLADDFNKYLNANPSNRRVEELGIGTNEGVKDLYARNAGFEERHCGLHLGLGGGQKGSHHLDLIFASGVLALDDKPVFDGTFAF; encoded by the coding sequence ATGGACAAGGCCCGCGCCGTCGAACACTTTCTCTACTACCTCGCGCACCACCCGGCCCTCAACGGCCTGAGCCGCCCTACCGTGCTACTGGGCCATACCGAACGCTACGAGGCCATCGCCCAGGCAATCACCCACGGCAGTGCCGCCCGATTCAATTTCCAGGTGCAGCGCCTGGACCTGGCCGCCAGCGACACCCTGGCCCAGGCCATCGAAGCCTGCGACCTGTACCTGTTTCTCTACGATTCCTCGACCCTGCCCAACCCACGCGCCGAAGGCCCGGACTTTATCCGCGCCCTGCAAGGCGTGATGGCGGAGCACTGGAAGAAATCCCTGCTGTTCAAGGATTACGGCGACTACTTCTACGACACCTTCAGCGTCGAGCCGCAGCGCATTGCCGACCTCAACGCCACGCTGATCCGCCGCATGTCCCAAGCCAACGTGCTGAGCTTCACCGACAAACACGGCTCACGCCTTGAAGCGCCGATGAGCAGCATCAAGAAGTGGACCAACATCAACGGCGTCGGTAACCACGACCTGGCGCCGGGCGAAATTGCCACCCACAGCGAAGCCATCAATGGCCAGGTGCGGTTTGTCGGCACCTTCCTCAGCACCATCCCGTTTGCGCGCAAATACGGCGTGCTGCAATCACCGTTGGAACTGTGGATCGAGAATTCGACGATTTGCAGCGTGGCCAGCGACGTGCCGGGGCTGGCGGATGATTTCAACAAATACCTGAATGCCAACCCGTCCAACCGGCGCGTGGAGGAATTGGGGATTGGCACCAATGAAGGCGTGAAAGACTTGTATGCGCGCAATGCCGGCTTCGAGGAGCGCCATTGCGGCCTGCACCTGGGCTTGGGTGGCGGACAAAAGGGTAGCCATCACCTGGATCTGATCTTCGCCAGTGGCGTGTTGGCACTGGATGACAAGCCCGTGTTTGACGGGACGTTTGCGTTCTGA
- the rluB gene encoding 23S rRNA pseudouridine(2605) synthase RluB — MNDQDQNDSQEIGPAGEKLQKVLARIGVGSRRDVEAWITQKRIKVNGVEATLGQRVDLHDAITIDGKVIKREEAAESVRRVIMYNKPDGEICTRDDPEGRPTVFDKMPKPKEGRWINIGRLDINTTGLLMFTTDGELANRLMHPSYEMDREYAVRVRGEVDDEMIERLKAGVVLEDGPAKFTDIKQAPGGEGFNHWYHCVVMEGRNREVRRLWESQGLVVSRLKRVRFGPVFLNSDLPMGRWREMSQYEVDILSAEVGLTPVAMPQMNAKSKDKLERMQRKSSRPVARTERVARTLRPALNAPATGGRISREPHIEGERRPTAPSRQEGERAPRTPRPARGEAPSGGRSNRGEGRGAPASDRPADSASTKRPAKPAANKRPGPKLVADEPSGKRRGAPAGSGQRPGFGRKKPQ; from the coding sequence ATGAACGACCAAGACCAGAACGACAGCCAGGAAATCGGCCCAGCAGGCGAAAAACTGCAAAAGGTGCTGGCACGTATCGGCGTGGGCTCGCGCCGCGACGTCGAAGCCTGGATCACCCAGAAGCGCATCAAGGTCAACGGCGTTGAAGCCACCCTTGGCCAGCGCGTCGACCTGCACGATGCAATCACCATTGATGGCAAGGTCATCAAGCGTGAAGAGGCCGCCGAATCGGTGCGCCGCGTCATCATGTACAACAAGCCCGATGGCGAGATCTGCACCCGTGACGACCCGGAAGGCCGTCCGACCGTGTTCGACAAGATGCCCAAGCCCAAAGAAGGCCGTTGGATCAACATCGGTCGTCTGGACATCAACACCACCGGCTTGCTGATGTTCACCACCGACGGTGAGTTGGCCAACCGCCTGATGCACCCGTCTTACGAGATGGACCGTGAATACGCGGTGCGTGTACGTGGGGAAGTCGATGACGAGATGATCGAGCGCTTGAAAGCCGGTGTTGTTCTTGAAGACGGCCCGGCCAAGTTCACCGACATCAAGCAGGCGCCCGGCGGCGAAGGTTTCAACCACTGGTACCACTGCGTGGTGATGGAAGGCCGTAACCGTGAAGTCCGTCGCCTGTGGGAATCCCAGGGCCTGGTGGTCAGCCGCCTGAAGCGCGTGCGTTTCGGCCCGGTGTTCTTGAACTCCGACCTGCCGATGGGCCGCTGGCGCGAAATGAGCCAGTACGAAGTCGACATCCTCAGCGCTGAAGTTGGCCTGACGCCGGTCGCGATGCCGCAGATGAACGCCAAGAGCAAAGACAAGCTTGAGCGTATGCAGCGTAAATCGTCGCGCCCTGTGGCGCGTACCGAACGCGTTGCCCGTACCCTGCGCCCGGCGCTGAATGCGCCGGCCACCGGCGGTCGTATCTCCCGTGAGCCGCACATCGAAGGCGAGCGTCGCCCAACCGCGCCATCGCGTCAGGAAGGCGAGCGTGCACCGCGCACTCCGCGTCCAGCCCGTGGCGAAGCGCCAAGCGGTGGCCGTAGCAACCGTGGCGAAGGCCGTGGTGCTCCGGCATCCGATCGCCCAGCCGACAGCGCCAGCACCAAGCGCCCAGCCAAGCCGGCGGCGAACAAGCGCCCCGGCCCGAAACTGGTCGCCGACGAGCCGTCGGGCAAGCGCCGTGGTGCCCCGGCCGGTTCCGGTCAGCGCCCGGGTTTTGGTCGCAAGAAGCCGCAGTGA
- a CDS encoding DUF1289 domain-containing protein codes for MSSTKDPCISICKFSDDICVGCGRSKREIRAWKKLDKVDKRTVLAEAELRLLALGATGRRKSK; via the coding sequence ATGAGTTCAACCAAAGACCCCTGCATCAGTATCTGCAAGTTCAGCGATGACATCTGCGTCGGGTGCGGCCGCAGCAAGCGTGAGATCCGCGCCTGGAAGAAACTCGACAAGGTCGACAAACGCACGGTTCTGGCCGAAGCCGAGCTGCGCTTGCTGGCGCTGGGCGCCACCGGTCGGCGGAAAAGCAAATGA